A stretch of Halomonas elongata DSM 2581 DNA encodes these proteins:
- a CDS encoding aspartate aminotransferase family protein, whose product MTTHKDLIDRDRKVTFHASTHLRDFAHGDAPGRVITGGKGIKIVDKDGREFIDGFAGLYCVNIGYGRSEVAEAIYQQALEMSYYHTYVGHSNEPQIALSEKILELAGPGMSKVYYGMSGSDANETQLKIVRYYNNVLGRPQKKKVISRMRGYHGSGIASGSLTGLKAFHDHFDLPIETIRHTEAPYYYHRAAEQEGMTEREFSKHCAAKLEEMILAEGPDTVAAFIGEPVLGTGGIVPPPEGYWDEIQAVLTKYDVLLIADEVVCGFGRTGSDFGSHHYGIKPDLITIAKGLTSAYQPLSGVIVGDRVWEVLEQGTGEYGPIGHGWTYSGHALGCAAGLANLAIIEREGLTANAAETGAYLQERMKAAFADHPVVGQVRGVGMMAALEFSVDPAARRHFDPSLKVGPRMSAAALEEDLIARAMPQGDILGFAPPLTTTREEVDEIVARTERAVNKVTDALTREGAIQAA is encoded by the coding sequence ATGACCACTCACAAGGATCTGATCGATCGCGACCGCAAGGTGACCTTCCACGCCTCCACCCACCTGCGCGACTTCGCCCATGGCGACGCGCCGGGCCGGGTGATCACCGGCGGCAAGGGCATCAAGATCGTCGACAAGGACGGCCGCGAGTTCATCGACGGCTTCGCCGGCCTGTATTGCGTCAACATCGGCTACGGCCGCAGCGAGGTCGCCGAGGCGATTTATCAGCAGGCCCTGGAGATGTCCTACTACCATACCTATGTGGGCCACTCCAACGAGCCGCAGATCGCGCTTTCCGAGAAGATCCTCGAGCTGGCCGGCCCCGGCATGTCCAAGGTCTACTACGGCATGTCCGGCAGCGACGCCAATGAGACCCAGCTCAAGATCGTGCGTTACTACAACAACGTGCTCGGCCGCCCGCAGAAGAAGAAAGTCATCTCGCGCATGCGCGGCTATCACGGCTCCGGCATCGCCTCCGGCTCGCTGACCGGGCTGAAGGCGTTCCACGATCATTTCGACCTGCCGATCGAGACGATCCGCCACACCGAGGCGCCGTACTACTATCATCGTGCCGCCGAGCAGGAAGGCATGACCGAGCGCGAGTTCTCCAAGCATTGTGCCGCCAAGCTGGAGGAGATGATCCTGGCCGAAGGACCGGACACCGTGGCTGCCTTCATCGGCGAGCCGGTGCTCGGCACCGGCGGCATCGTGCCGCCGCCCGAAGGCTACTGGGACGAGATCCAGGCGGTGCTGACCAAGTACGACGTGCTGCTGATCGCCGACGAAGTGGTGTGCGGCTTCGGTCGCACGGGCAGCGACTTCGGCAGCCATCACTACGGCATCAAGCCGGACCTGATCACCATCGCCAAGGGCCTGACCAGCGCCTATCAGCCGCTCTCCGGGGTGATCGTTGGCGACCGCGTCTGGGAAGTGCTCGAGCAGGGCACCGGCGAATACGGCCCGATCGGCCACGGCTGGACCTATTCCGGCCACGCCCTGGGCTGTGCCGCCGGGCTGGCCAACCTGGCGATCATCGAACGCGAAGGCCTCACCGCCAACGCCGCCGAGACCGGCGCCTACCTGCAGGAGCGCATGAAGGCTGCCTTCGCCGACCATCCGGTCGTCGGCCAGGTGCGTGGCGTGGGCATGATGGCGGCGCTGGAGTTTTCCGTCGACCCGGCGGCGCGTCGTCACTTCGATCCGTCCCTCAAGGTCGGGCCGCGCATGTCCGCCGCCGCCCTCGAGGAAGACCTGATCGCACGCGCCATGCCGCAGGGCGATATCCTCGGCTTCGCGCCGCCGCTGACCACCACTCGCGAGGAAGTCGACGAGATCGTCGCGCGCACCGAGCGGGCGGTGAACAAGGTGACCGATGCGCTGACGCGGGAAGGTGCCATCCAGGCCGCCTGA